The following coding sequences are from one Reyranella humidisoli window:
- a CDS encoding ABC transporter permease, whose translation MAVIDHDAALAKAGANVSGFWSQASFLARRYPLGAVGAILVLLFVLTALFANVIAPHDPLSTNSRASLATPGGTYWLGADFMGRDMFSRIVYGARISLAVAVGATLLGGILGVVIGLMSGFLGGWVDLATQRLMDIMQSLPLLVMALVMAASLGPSLQNTIIAIAIPLVPSVARVVRSSTLSLREQPFVEAARAIGMGEIRIAVRHVLPNTLAPLIVLGTAQLGSAILTEASLSFLGLGIPEPYPSWGRMLSESAAEYVRTAPWLVIFPGVAISLTVFGTNLLGDALRDILDPRQRT comes from the coding sequence ATGGCTGTCATCGATCATGATGCCGCTCTGGCCAAGGCCGGCGCCAACGTATCGGGCTTCTGGAGTCAGGCCAGCTTCCTGGCCCGGCGCTATCCACTCGGCGCGGTGGGCGCGATCCTCGTCCTGCTGTTCGTGCTGACGGCCCTCTTCGCCAACGTCATCGCACCGCACGACCCGCTGTCGACGAACTCGCGGGCCTCGCTGGCCACCCCGGGCGGCACCTACTGGCTGGGGGCGGACTTCATGGGCCGCGACATGTTCAGCCGCATCGTCTACGGCGCGCGCATCTCGCTGGCCGTCGCCGTCGGCGCGACCCTGCTGGGCGGCATCCTGGGCGTCGTCATCGGCCTGATGTCCGGCTTCCTGGGCGGCTGGGTCGACCTGGCGACCCAGCGCCTGATGGACATCATGCAGTCGCTGCCGCTCCTCGTGATGGCGCTGGTCATGGCCGCATCACTCGGGCCGTCTCTGCAGAACACCATCATCGCGATCGCGATCCCGCTGGTGCCGAGCGTGGCGCGCGTCGTGCGGTCGAGCACCCTGTCGCTGCGCGAACAGCCCTTCGTCGAGGCCGCCCGGGCCATCGGCATGGGCGAGATCCGCATCGCCGTCCGGCACGTCCTGCCCAACACGCTGGCGCCGCTGATCGTCCTCGGCACCGCCCAGCTCGGCTCGGCGATCCTGACCGAGGCGTCGCTGTCCTTCCTGGGCCTCGGCATCCCGGAGCCGTATCCGTCCTGGGGCCGGATGCTCTCGGAATCGGCGGCCGAATATGTGCGAACGGCGCCGTGGCTGGTGATCTTCCCCGGTGTCGCCATCAGCCTCACGGTGTTCGGCACCAACCTGCTGGGCGATGCCCTGCGCGACATCCTCGATCCGAGACAGCGTACATGA
- a CDS encoding ABC transporter ATP-binding protein — MSSLLEVSDLGTWFYTRQGIVKAVDGVDFEVAAGETLAIVGESGCGKSMTALSLMRLIPEPPGRIVSGSIRLAGRDLLKISEEEMRDVRGNEISMIFQEPMTSLNPVMTIGKQISEALILHRDMDRKAAMKRAIEMLDLVRIPEPAQRAKEYPHQLSGGMRQRAMIAMALACNPKVLIADEPTTALDVTIQAQILELIVELQREFSAAVILITHDLGVVAETAHRVIVMYAGRKVEEATVGELFAKPLHPYTVGLMNSIPRLDLMRGQTDRSNERLQEIPGIVPPLFDLPPGCAFAPRCNRADDKCRSERPVYEEKQPAHWAACWHTHG, encoded by the coding sequence ATGAGTTCACTTCTGGAAGTGTCCGACCTCGGCACGTGGTTCTATACGCGCCAGGGCATCGTCAAGGCGGTCGATGGCGTCGACTTCGAGGTCGCCGCCGGTGAGACCCTGGCCATCGTCGGTGAATCCGGCTGCGGCAAGAGCATGACCGCGCTCTCGCTGATGCGGCTGATCCCGGAACCGCCGGGACGCATCGTCTCGGGCTCGATCCGGCTGGCCGGCCGGGACCTGCTCAAGATCTCCGAGGAGGAGATGCGCGACGTGCGCGGCAACGAGATCTCGATGATCTTCCAGGAGCCGATGACGTCGCTCAATCCGGTGATGACGATCGGCAAGCAGATTTCCGAGGCGCTCATCCTGCACCGGGACATGGACCGCAAGGCGGCGATGAAGCGGGCGATCGAGATGCTGGACCTGGTCCGCATTCCAGAGCCCGCGCAACGCGCCAAGGAGTATCCGCACCAGCTCTCGGGCGGCATGCGCCAGCGTGCGATGATTGCCATGGCGCTGGCCTGTAACCCGAAGGTGCTGATCGCCGACGAACCGACGACCGCGCTCGACGTCACCATCCAGGCCCAGATCCTGGAGCTGATCGTGGAACTGCAGCGCGAGTTCAGCGCCGCGGTCATCCTGATCACCCACGATCTCGGCGTCGTGGCCGAGACGGCGCACCGGGTCATCGTCATGTATGCCGGCCGCAAGGTCGAGGAAGCGACCGTGGGAGAGCTGTTCGCCAAGCCGCTTCACCCGTACACGGTCGGCCTGATGAATTCGATCCCGCGCCTCGACCTGATGCGCGGGCAGACCGATCGCTCGAACGAGCGCCTGCAGGAAATTCCCGGCATCGTGCCGCCGCTGTTCGATCTGCCGCCCGGCTGTGCCTTTGCCCCCCGGTGCAACAGGGCGGACGACAAGTGCCGCAGCGAACGTCCGGTTTACGAGGAGAAGCAGCCCGCTCACTGGGCGGCTTGCTGGCACACCCATGGTTAG
- a CDS encoding ABC transporter ATP-binding protein gives MVSANPPVLEVTDLKKHFPVKKGLLRRTVGQVYAVDGVSFTVNAGETLGLVGESGCGKTTAGRAAMRLVEPTSGSIKVEGKEIIGLSKSELRPYRREMQIIFQDPFSSLNPRMTAGDIVGEPLLVHGVANTKDRQEQVSALFARVGLRPAQMKNYPHQFSGGQRQRIGIARALALGPKLIVGDEPVSALDVSIQAQVINLLMDLQRERGLSYLFISHNLAVVEHISHQIAVMYLGRIVEYADTRSIFTNAQHPYTEALLSAVPVPDPAIKRKKLVLQGDVPSPVKPPSGCHFHTRCPYAVARCKVEVPSLREIAPGHQVSCHLR, from the coding sequence ATGGTTAGCGCAAATCCCCCCGTCCTCGAGGTCACCGACCTCAAGAAGCATTTCCCGGTCAAGAAGGGCCTGCTCCGTCGCACGGTCGGGCAGGTCTATGCCGTCGATGGCGTGTCCTTCACCGTCAATGCTGGCGAGACACTCGGTCTCGTGGGCGAGTCCGGCTGCGGCAAGACCACGGCCGGCCGTGCCGCCATGCGCCTGGTCGAGCCGACCTCGGGCTCGATCAAGGTCGAGGGCAAGGAGATCATCGGCCTGTCCAAGTCGGAACTGCGCCCCTATCGCCGGGAAATGCAGATCATCTTCCAGGACCCGTTCTCCTCGCTGAACCCGCGCATGACGGCGGGCGACATCGTGGGCGAGCCGCTGCTGGTCCATGGCGTGGCCAATACCAAGGACCGTCAGGAGCAGGTGTCGGCGTTGTTCGCCCGCGTCGGCCTGCGTCCGGCGCAGATGAAGAACTACCCGCACCAGTTCTCGGGCGGCCAGCGCCAGCGCATCGGCATCGCGCGCGCGCTTGCCCTGGGGCCGAAGCTCATCGTCGGCGACGAGCCGGTGTCGGCGCTCGACGTCTCGATCCAGGCCCAGGTCATCAACCTGCTGATGGACCTGCAGCGCGAGCGCGGCCTTTCCTACCTGTTCATCTCGCACAATCTCGCCGTGGTGGAGCATATCAGCCACCAGATCGCGGTCATGTATCTCGGTCGCATCGTCGAATATGCCGACACGCGCTCGATCTTCACGAATGCGCAGCACCCCTATACCGAGGCCTTGCTGTCGGCCGTGCCGGTGCCGGACCCCGCCATCAAGCGCAAGAAGCTGGTGCTCCAAGGCGACGTGCCGAGTCCGGTGAAGCCGCCATCGGGTTGCCACTTCCACACCCGTTGCCCCTATGCGGTGGCCCGCTGCAAGGTGGAAGTTCCTTCGCTCCGCGAAATCGCACCAGGCCACCAGGTCTCCTGCCACCTTCGCTAG
- a CDS encoding GMC family oxidoreductase, producing the protein MANWDYIVVGGGSAGCVLANRLTEDANVRVLLLEAGPRDKSMWIDIPAGFTKLLNHKQFNWNFEMEAEEGVANRRIPCPRGRTLGGSSSINGMLYVRGQPLDYDTWGQLGNRGWSYERILPYFKKSENYEPGGDDSRGKGGPLNVAEMRETNELCDAFIDAAEATGYPKNKDYNNGNQEGFGYFQVTMKDGKRWSTARAFLDPIRNRPNLQIVTDALVDHVILEGKRCVGVAYTVHGQKQEARCGREVILSCGAVQSPGVLEHSGIGQPELLRRYGIEVKHELKGVGENYGDHFAPRMNWRVKLPVTLNEKTRGVNLVKEVIKYYTTGRGALSLTAGVVYGFVRTRPGLESPDMQFHMAHASYDTAQKRDLEREPGMTVVIGQCRPDSRGSIHIKSATPGSEPAIRPNFLSAQTDRDATVAGMQIARKIVSHPSLSKYIAFEKTPGDKIQSYDEWLSFARGNGQTTYHVIGTCKMGSDPMAVVDDRLRVHGIAGLRVVDASIMPTVPSGNTNAPTIMVAEKGADMIKEDAKAGLKAAA; encoded by the coding sequence ATGGCCAATTGGGATTACATCGTCGTCGGCGGCGGCTCCGCGGGGTGCGTGCTCGCCAACCGGCTGACCGAGGATGCCAACGTCAGGGTGCTGCTGCTCGAAGCCGGCCCGCGCGACAAGTCGATGTGGATCGACATTCCCGCCGGCTTCACCAAGCTGCTGAACCACAAGCAGTTCAACTGGAACTTCGAAATGGAAGCGGAGGAGGGCGTCGCCAACCGCCGTATCCCCTGTCCGCGCGGCCGCACGCTCGGCGGCTCGAGTTCGATCAACGGCATGCTTTATGTGCGCGGCCAGCCGCTCGACTACGACACGTGGGGACAGCTCGGCAATCGTGGCTGGTCCTATGAGCGGATTCTTCCCTATTTCAAGAAATCGGAAAACTACGAGCCGGGCGGCGACGACTCCCGCGGCAAGGGCGGTCCGCTGAACGTCGCGGAGATGCGCGAGACCAACGAGCTCTGCGACGCCTTCATCGATGCGGCCGAGGCAACCGGGTATCCGAAGAACAAGGATTACAACAACGGCAACCAGGAAGGCTTCGGCTACTTCCAGGTGACCATGAAGGACGGGAAGCGCTGGTCGACGGCGCGTGCCTTCCTCGACCCGATCCGCAATCGCCCGAACCTCCAGATCGTGACCGATGCGCTGGTCGATCATGTCATCCTCGAAGGCAAGCGCTGCGTCGGCGTCGCCTACACGGTGCATGGCCAGAAGCAGGAGGCACGCTGCGGCCGCGAGGTAATCCTCTCCTGTGGCGCGGTGCAGTCGCCGGGCGTGCTCGAACATTCCGGCATCGGCCAGCCCGAACTGCTGCGCCGCTACGGCATCGAGGTGAAGCACGAGCTGAAGGGCGTCGGCGAGAATTACGGCGACCACTTCGCGCCGCGCATGAACTGGAGGGTCAAGCTGCCGGTGACGCTCAACGAGAAGACGCGCGGCGTGAACCTCGTGAAGGAAGTGATCAAGTACTACACGACCGGACGCGGCGCGCTCAGCCTCACGGCGGGCGTCGTCTACGGCTTCGTGCGCACGCGGCCGGGTCTCGAATCGCCCGATATGCAGTTCCACATGGCGCACGCCAGCTACGACACGGCCCAGAAGCGCGATCTCGAGCGCGAACCGGGCATGACCGTGGTGATCGGCCAGTGCCGGCCCGATTCGCGCGGCTCGATCCACATCAAGTCGGCGACCCCCGGCAGCGAGCCCGCGATCCGGCCGAACTTCCTTTCGGCCCAGACCGACCGCGACGCCACGGTCGCGGGCATGCAGATCGCCCGCAAGATCGTCTCCCATCCGTCGCTGTCGAAGTACATCGCCTTCGAGAAGACGCCCGGCGACAAGATCCAGAGCTACGACGAGTGGCTGAGCTTCGCCCGCGGCAACGGCCAGACGACCTACCATGTCATCGGCACCTGCAAGATGGGTTCCGATCCCATGGCGGTGGTCGACGACCGGCTGCGGGTCCACGGCATTGCCGGCCTGCGGGTCGTCGACGCCTCGATCATGCCGACCGTGCCGTCGGGCAATACCAACGCGCCCACGATCATGGTTGCCGAGAAGGGCGCGGACATGATCAAAGAAGATGCGAAGGCGGGCCTCAAGGCCGCTGCCTGA
- a CDS encoding alkylhydroperoxidase domain protein translates to MSTDKTLTLPPHTEPVVFTRDMLDWLPWLEPMAEADMTEHHIRSLVDAARVKSPYFRLLARDPDVLEARTRTDKDIFYNPEAGLPRAERELAAAATSRLNGCIYCASVHARFAATYSKRVDDVQRLLDEGVEAKLDERWEAIVAASVALTALPMTFGKEHVERLRTVGLDDAAIADLIGAASFFNWANRLMLSLGVPATQPK, encoded by the coding sequence ATGAGCACCGACAAGACCCTGACGCTGCCGCCGCACACCGAGCCGGTGGTCTTCACCCGCGACATGCTCGACTGGCTGCCCTGGCTCGAACCCATGGCCGAAGCCGACATGACCGAGCATCACATCAGGAGCCTGGTCGACGCGGCGCGCGTGAAGTCGCCCTACTTCCGGCTGCTGGCCCGCGACCCCGACGTGCTGGAGGCGCGCACGCGGACCGACAAGGACATCTTCTACAATCCCGAGGCCGGCCTGCCGCGCGCCGAGCGCGAACTGGCGGCGGCGGCCACGTCGCGCCTCAACGGCTGCATATACTGCGCCTCCGTCCATGCCCGCTTCGCCGCGACCTACTCGAAGCGCGTCGACGACGTGCAGCGGCTGCTGGACGAGGGCGTCGAGGCCAAACTCGATGAGCGTTGGGAAGCCATCGTGGCCGCCTCGGTCGCGTTGACGGCCCTGCCGATGACCTTCGGCAAGGAGCATGTCGAACGCCTGCGCACCGTCGGCCTCGACGACGCCGCCATCGCCGACCTGATCGGCGCGGCCTCGTTCTTCAACTGGGCCAACCGGCTGATGCTCTCGCTGGGCGTGCCGGCGACGCAGCCGAAATAG
- a CDS encoding CMD domain protein, translating to MTDVIDSLVGIAPGSKLDAIRAQRAEARKHAQASYASLFEPKEPGGVSADERHAIAAFVAGLHGEARTDAFYAAKLPATLHTAVATEVAAAKAKGPYGRFPKGPLSVEDAPGPTWKVSDAGRAALGPRLTAAFEHTHMLVFHPRDASAPSLQSLLDAGWSTNDIVTISQLVSFLSYQIRVVSGLTVLASTL from the coding sequence ATGACAGACGTGATCGACAGCCTGGTGGGAATCGCCCCGGGCTCGAAGCTGGACGCGATTCGCGCCCAGCGGGCCGAGGCGCGCAAGCACGCGCAGGCGAGCTACGCTTCCCTGTTTGAACCGAAGGAACCTGGCGGCGTCAGCGCCGACGAGCGCCATGCCATCGCGGCTTTCGTCGCGGGCCTGCACGGCGAAGCCAGGACCGATGCCTTCTATGCGGCCAAGCTGCCGGCAACCTTGCATACGGCCGTGGCGACGGAAGTCGCTGCAGCCAAGGCCAAGGGCCCCTATGGCCGCTTCCCCAAGGGACCGCTCTCGGTCGAGGATGCACCGGGACCGACCTGGAAGGTGAGCGATGCCGGACGCGCCGCGCTCGGGCCTCGCCTGACGGCCGCCTTCGAGCATACGCACATGCTGGTGTTCCATCCGCGCGATGCGTCGGCGCCATCGCTGCAGTCGCTGCTCGACGCCGGCTGGTCGACCAACGACATCGTGACGATCTCGCAGCTCGTCTCCTTCCTGTCCTACCAGATCCGGGTCGTTTCCGGCCTGACCGTCCTCGCGAGCACGCTATGA
- a CDS encoding putative FMN-dependent luciferase-like monooxygenase yields MTTFPIKRLGFFTRLLDQVDAAERYRLATQQIQHAEKCGFDSAWIAQHHFHEGEGGLPAPFVFLSHVAAHTSRIRLGTGIVTLPLELPIRVAEDAAVTDLMSGGRLEVGVGPGGNLTAFTAFGLESDKRHVLFDNNLALLKTAWSGDALPGGDKLYPSSPTLVDRVWQATFTVPGARRAGLAGDGLMLSRTQPRSPDAPHASLADIQNPMLDAYLEALPKGVEPRILASRTIFVADDRKEAMRLAETGLSRMRHRLAATGNFTSGSLVGDLIAAMDVHIGTPDEVIASLQGDSTLERATDLTMQVHSIDPPHPYILRSIELLAEKVAPALGWAPEIRMGTRQVA; encoded by the coding sequence ATGACGACGTTTCCGATCAAGCGCCTCGGCTTCTTCACCCGCCTCCTCGACCAGGTGGACGCAGCCGAGCGTTACCGGCTGGCCACCCAGCAGATCCAGCACGCCGAGAAGTGCGGCTTCGATTCGGCCTGGATCGCCCAGCACCATTTCCACGAGGGCGAAGGCGGACTGCCCGCCCCGTTCGTGTTTCTCTCCCACGTCGCCGCCCATACGTCGCGAATCCGGCTCGGCACGGGCATCGTCACGCTGCCGCTGGAACTGCCGATCCGCGTCGCCGAGGACGCCGCCGTCACCGACCTGATGAGCGGCGGCCGCCTCGAAGTCGGCGTCGGCCCGGGCGGCAATCTCACCGCCTTCACCGCCTTCGGCCTCGAGAGCGACAAGCGGCACGTGCTGTTCGACAACAACCTCGCTTTGCTGAAGACCGCCTGGTCAGGCGACGCCCTCCCCGGCGGCGACAAGCTCTACCCGTCGAGTCCGACCCTGGTCGACCGCGTCTGGCAGGCGACCTTCACCGTCCCGGGCGCGCGGCGGGCCGGGCTGGCGGGCGATGGGCTGATGCTGTCGCGCACCCAGCCACGGTCTCCCGACGCGCCGCACGCCTCGCTGGCCGACATCCAGAATCCGATGCTCGATGCCTATCTCGAAGCCCTGCCCAAGGGCGTCGAGCCGCGCATCCTGGCGTCCCGCACCATCTTCGTGGCTGACGATCGCAAGGAGGCGATGCGGCTGGCCGAGACCGGCCTGTCCCGCATGCGCCACCGGCTGGCTGCCACCGGCAATTTCACCTCGGGCAGCCTGGTCGGCGACCTGATCGCGGCCATGGACGTGCATATCGGCACACCGGACGAAGTCATCGCCTCGCTGCAGGGCGATTCCACCCTGGAACGCGCCACCGACCTCACGATGCAGGTTCACTCGATCGATCCGCCGCACCCCTATATCCTGCGGTCGATCGAGCTGCTGGCCGAGAAGGTCGCGCCCGCATTGGGCTGGGCGCCGGAAATCAGAATGGGGACGAGACAAGTCGCATGA
- a CDS encoding ketopantoate reductase family protein translates to MGKRIAVVGTGALGGYVGGYLAHAGHDVTLIDFWPENIEIIRKRGLELDGVTPEEKFTVTKAKTMHLTEMQDLSRQKPIDIAFVSMKSYDTEWATALIKQYLAPDGYIVSLQNCLNEERIAGIVGWGKTVGMVASLISVDMYEAGKIRRTVSKGGDKHTVFRVGEVHGRITKRVEELREMVGMIDSAKTTTNLWGERWSKLCQNGMKNGVSAATGMTGTDCDRNDAVRRFSIKLGGEAVRVGQALGYHIEKIGKFEPELLARASEDDKAALDEVEAILRPGSNTNPNPRADIQRPSMAQDIIKGRRTEIEFMNGYIAERGNFIGVKAPTHTRLTEIVKKVERKELLPSAALLGG, encoded by the coding sequence ATGGGTAAGAGAATCGCAGTCGTCGGCACGGGTGCCCTGGGCGGTTATGTCGGCGGCTACCTGGCGCATGCCGGCCACGACGTGACACTGATCGATTTCTGGCCGGAGAACATCGAGATCATCCGCAAGCGCGGGCTCGAACTCGACGGCGTCACGCCGGAAGAGAAGTTCACGGTCACCAAGGCCAAGACCATGCATCTCACCGAGATGCAGGACCTCTCGCGCCAGAAGCCGATCGACATCGCCTTCGTCTCGATGAAGTCCTATGACACCGAATGGGCGACGGCGCTGATCAAGCAGTATCTCGCGCCAGACGGCTACATCGTGTCGCTGCAGAACTGCCTGAACGAGGAGCGCATCGCGGGCATCGTCGGCTGGGGCAAGACCGTGGGCATGGTCGCCTCGCTGATCTCGGTCGACATGTACGAGGCCGGCAAGATCCGCCGCACCGTCTCCAAGGGCGGCGACAAGCACACGGTCTTCCGCGTCGGCGAGGTCCATGGCCGCATCACCAAGCGGGTCGAGGAACTGCGCGAGATGGTCGGCATGATCGACAGCGCCAAGACCACGACCAACCTGTGGGGCGAGCGCTGGTCCAAGCTCTGCCAGAACGGCATGAAGAACGGCGTCTCGGCCGCCACCGGCATGACCGGCACCGACTGCGACCGCAACGACGCGGTCCGCCGCTTCTCGATCAAGCTGGGCGGCGAGGCGGTGCGCGTCGGCCAGGCGCTGGGCTACCACATCGAGAAGATCGGCAAGTTCGAGCCGGAGCTGCTGGCCCGTGCTTCCGAGGACGACAAGGCCGCGCTCGACGAGGTCGAGGCGATCCTGCGGCCGGGCTCCAACACCAATCCCAATCCGCGCGCCGACATCCAGCGCCCCTCGATGGCCCAGGACATCATCAAGGGCCGCCGCACCGAGATCGAGTTCATGAACGGCTACATCGCCGAGCGCGGCAACTTCATCGGCGTGAAGGCACCGACCCACACCAGGCTCACCGAGATCGTGAAGAAGGTCGAGCGCAAGGAGCTGCTGCCGTCGGCCGCACTGCTCGGAGGATAA
- a CDS encoding alpha/beta hydrolase domain-containing protein — protein MLLSLEIEKVEPLADGTPFGEAGAYERVIAVARGEVDPAAPGNRGIALIDKAPRNAAGKVEYATSVFILRPKDSSRGNGRILYEVNNRGRKMLFGNIADGPQGVNDPKTLADLGNAFPLRRGYTIVWSGWDPDAPRANMGLALTAPVATNNGQPIVQTVREEWVSGTRIGVLEAFKLSHEAATLEQPRARLTVRERADDEPRELPLNQWSFIDARSIRLRDGTKAQPGFLYEFHYEAKNPKVQGLGFAATRDVVSWLRHSPDAVKATGRPMTHALAIGFSQAGRYLRNHISEGFNRDEQGRRVFDGIHSHIAGVGRVFYNTPFAQPARTNTQHEDHGFPENEFPFSTATQSDPLTGKTGSLFRRDGSDPLLIETNTSTEYWQKGASLLHTDPLGTRDIALPENSRVYMVAGTQHGGRAGATTDPGPNLNPRNPHNPMPAIRALLVALDEWVVSGKTPPPSRVPTLAAGTLVEPDKTGFPAVPGAAIVRTTNTVSPPGDWVKPVAGDKVYRTLVSKVDADGNEVAGIRLPDIAVPLATYTGWNEYKPPYPKGEIADRDGSCLPLPVDKAAREASGDPRPSIAERYKDGADYVAKVQAVVTELMADRLLLAEDAERYLDRARKEPRVAP, from the coding sequence GTGCTTCTTTCCCTCGAGATCGAAAAGGTCGAGCCCCTCGCCGACGGCACGCCGTTCGGCGAGGCCGGCGCCTACGAGCGCGTCATCGCCGTCGCCAGGGGCGAGGTCGATCCGGCGGCGCCCGGCAATCGGGGTATCGCCCTGATCGACAAGGCGCCGCGCAATGCCGCCGGCAAGGTCGAATACGCGACCAGCGTCTTCATCCTGCGACCCAAGGATTCTTCGCGCGGCAACGGGCGCATCCTCTACGAGGTGAACAATCGCGGCCGCAAGATGCTGTTCGGCAACATCGCCGACGGACCGCAGGGCGTGAACGACCCGAAGACGCTGGCCGATCTCGGCAACGCCTTTCCGCTGCGCCGCGGTTACACCATCGTCTGGTCGGGCTGGGACCCCGATGCACCGCGCGCCAATATGGGCCTCGCGCTCACCGCGCCGGTCGCGACGAACAACGGCCAGCCGATCGTGCAGACGGTTCGCGAGGAATGGGTCTCGGGCACGCGTATCGGCGTCCTCGAAGCCTTCAAGCTGTCGCACGAGGCCGCCACGCTCGAACAGCCCCGCGCCCGACTCACCGTACGAGAACGCGCCGACGACGAGCCGCGCGAACTGCCGTTGAACCAGTGGTCGTTCATCGACGCCCGCTCGATCAGACTGCGCGACGGCACCAAGGCCCAGCCGGGCTTCCTCTACGAATTTCACTACGAAGCGAAGAACCCGAAGGTCCAGGGCCTGGGCTTCGCGGCTACGCGCGACGTGGTGAGCTGGCTGCGCCATTCGCCCGACGCGGTGAAGGCCACCGGTCGTCCCATGACGCACGCGCTGGCAATCGGTTTCTCGCAGGCCGGGCGTTACCTTCGCAATCACATCTCCGAAGGCTTCAATCGCGACGAACAGGGCCGCCGCGTGTTCGACGGCATCCACAGCCACATCGCAGGCGTCGGGCGCGTCTTCTACAACACGCCCTTCGCCCAGCCGGCGCGCACCAACACCCAGCACGAGGATCACGGCTTCCCCGAGAATGAGTTTCCCTTCTCGACGGCGACGCAGAGCGATCCGCTGACGGGCAAGACCGGTTCACTGTTCCGGCGCGACGGCAGCGATCCGCTGCTGATCGAAACCAACACCTCGACCGAGTACTGGCAGAAGGGCGCCTCCCTGCTGCACACCGATCCGCTCGGCACCAGGGACATCGCCCTGCCGGAGAATTCGCGCGTCTACATGGTTGCCGGTACGCAGCATGGCGGTCGCGCCGGCGCGACGACCGATCCCGGCCCCAACCTCAATCCGCGCAACCCGCACAATCCGATGCCCGCCATCCGCGCCCTGCTCGTCGCGCTCGACGAATGGGTCGTTTCCGGAAAGACGCCGCCGCCCAGCCGGGTGCCGACGCTCGCCGCCGGTACGCTGGTCGAGCCGGACAAGACCGGCTTTCCCGCAGTGCCGGGCGCGGCGATCGTGCGCACCACCAACACCGTGTCGCCGCCGGGCGACTGGGTGAAGCCCGTCGCGGGCGACAAGGTCTATCGCACGCTGGTCAGCAAGGTCGACGCCGACGGCAACGAGGTCGCAGGCATCCGCTTGCCCGACATCGCCGTACCGCTCGCCACCTACACCGGCTGGAACGAATACAAGCCGCCTTATCCGAAAGGCGAGATCGCCGACCGCGACGGGAGCTGCCTGCCGCTCCCCGTCGACAAGGCGGCCCGTGAAGCTTCGGGTGATCCCCGCCCCTCGATCGCCGAACGCTACAAGGACGGCGCCGACTATGTCGCCAAGGTCCAGGCCGTGGTCACGGAACTGATGGCCGACCGGCTGCTGCTGGCCGAGGACGCCGAACGCTATCTCGACCGCGCGCGCAAGGAACCGCGCGTCGCGCCTTAA
- a CDS encoding VOC family protein, translated as MPLGPLQHYTIEPSDLEATKDFYCDVLGLENGDRPPLGFPGYWLYSGGVATVHLLGERKPREGIVVRGTEKKFEDTGRFDHIAFAASDLPGVRKRLQSKNVTFREQIVPRTGAAQIFLYDPDGVGVELNFPAEEVQAEARA; from the coding sequence ATGCCGCTTGGCCCCCTGCAGCACTACACGATCGAGCCGTCGGATCTCGAAGCCACCAAGGACTTCTATTGCGACGTGCTCGGCCTCGAGAACGGCGACCGTCCGCCGCTCGGCTTCCCGGGCTACTGGCTCTATTCCGGTGGCGTGGCCACCGTCCACCTGCTGGGCGAGCGCAAGCCGCGTGAGGGCATCGTCGTGCGCGGCACCGAGAAGAAGTTCGAGGACACCGGCCGCTTCGACCATATCGCCTTCGCCGCCAGCGACCTGCCCGGCGTGCGCAAGCGCCTGCAGTCGAAGAACGTGACGTTCCGCGAGCAGATCGTGCCACGGACCGGCGCGGCGCAGATTTTCCTCTACGATCCCGACGGCGTCGGCGTGGAACTGAACTTCCCGGCGGAAGAGGTCCAGGCGGAAGCCAGGGCCTAG